One part of the Flavobacterium johnsoniae UW101 genome encodes these proteins:
- a CDS encoding alpha-L-arabinofuranosidase C-terminal domain-containing protein, which produces MKNNFLSKSIFGCLLLSSLYTNAQKANLEVDASKTITKIQPTMFGLFFEDINFAADGGLYAEMIKNRSFEFDKPMMGWEQPNTKRSSLNKESGSALPINLSKEKNNSNFCRVEINNDKGYTLINEGFRGMGVKKDAKYNLSLKVANHNGAIKKIIFQLINKDQKIIGETSIVPKSEQWTNYTSQFTAVETEAKAKLKITFEGNGTIDLDMVSLFPEDTWKNRKNGLRKDLVQLLYDVKPGFLRFPGGCIVEGRTLSDRYQWKKSVGDVEERKTMMNRWNVEFNHKQTPDYFQSFGLGFFEYFQLSEDIGAEPLPILSCGMACQYNTGELAPMDELDPYIQDALDLIEFANSDVSTKWGKLRSDMGHPKPFNLKYIGVGNEQWGKDYIDRYKVFEKAIKAKYPKIIIVSGTGPSPKGEHFDYAMTELKKLNAELIDEHYYESPKWFRENAGRYDNYDRKGPKIFAGEYAAQSVSGANPNNRNNWECAFSEAAFMTGLERNAEVVNMTSYAPLMAHEDAWQWTPDMIWFNNLQSYGSANYYVQQLFSTNKGTDLLSITQDGKALIGQNNLYASAVKDVNSKEIIVKLVNTAATNQEVSIDLKGAKLGSKGSVISLASGNLQDENTFVEPRKISPKQSEYKVTKGSQQLTLPAYSVTVLKLKTI; this is translated from the coding sequence ATGAAAAATAACTTCCTTTCTAAATCCATTTTTGGCTGTTTATTGTTGAGCAGTCTTTATACAAATGCACAAAAAGCGAATTTAGAAGTTGATGCTTCTAAAACGATTACTAAAATCCAGCCCACTATGTTCGGACTGTTTTTTGAGGATATCAATTTTGCTGCAGATGGCGGATTATATGCCGAAATGATTAAAAACCGCTCTTTTGAATTTGATAAACCAATGATGGGATGGGAACAGCCGAATACCAAAAGGTCTTCTTTGAACAAAGAATCAGGCAGTGCTTTGCCAATTAATCTTTCGAAGGAAAAAAACAATTCTAATTTTTGCAGGGTTGAAATCAACAATGATAAAGGATATACTTTGATCAATGAAGGATTTAGAGGAATGGGAGTAAAGAAAGATGCGAAATACAACCTTTCTTTAAAAGTCGCCAATCATAATGGAGCGATAAAAAAAATCATTTTTCAGTTAATTAATAAAGATCAAAAAATAATTGGCGAAACGAGCATTGTTCCAAAATCAGAGCAATGGACTAATTATACTTCGCAGTTTACAGCTGTTGAAACCGAAGCAAAAGCAAAACTAAAAATCACTTTTGAAGGAAACGGAACTATTGATCTGGATATGGTTTCGCTGTTTCCCGAAGATACTTGGAAAAATAGAAAAAACGGACTTCGTAAAGATCTTGTACAGCTTTTGTATGATGTAAAACCAGGTTTTTTGCGTTTTCCGGGAGGATGTATTGTCGAAGGGAGAACGCTGTCAGATCGTTATCAATGGAAAAAATCGGTTGGAGATGTTGAGGAAAGAAAAACAATGATGAACCGCTGGAATGTCGAATTCAACCACAAACAAACACCTGATTATTTCCAAAGTTTCGGATTGGGATTTTTTGAATATTTCCAGCTTTCAGAAGATATTGGAGCAGAACCGCTTCCAATTTTAAGCTGCGGTATGGCTTGTCAATATAATACTGGAGAATTAGCTCCTATGGATGAACTCGATCCGTATATTCAGGATGCTTTAGATTTGATTGAATTTGCAAATAGCGATGTGAGCACAAAATGGGGAAAACTCCGCTCAGATATGGGACATCCAAAACCATTTAATCTAAAATATATCGGAGTTGGAAATGAGCAATGGGGGAAAGACTATATTGACCGATACAAAGTTTTTGAAAAAGCTATAAAAGCAAAATATCCAAAAATCATAATTGTTTCTGGAACTGGACCTTCTCCAAAAGGAGAACATTTTGATTATGCGATGACAGAACTAAAAAAACTGAACGCAGAATTGATAGACGAGCATTATTACGAAAGTCCGAAATGGTTTAGAGAAAATGCCGGACGTTATGATAATTACGACAGAAAAGGGCCGAAAATATTTGCTGGAGAATATGCGGCGCAAAGTGTTTCAGGAGCGAATCCGAATAACAGAAACAATTGGGAATGTGCGTTTTCTGAAGCCGCTTTTATGACGGGATTAGAACGAAATGCAGAAGTGGTTAATATGACTTCGTATGCACCTTTAATGGCTCATGAAGACGCCTGGCAATGGACACCGGATATGATTTGGTTTAATAATCTGCAGTCATATGGTTCTGCAAATTATTATGTGCAGCAATTGTTCTCAACCAATAAAGGAACAGATTTGTTAAGCATTACACAGGACGGCAAAGCTTTAATTGGTCAGAACAATTTATACGCTTCGGCTGTAAAAGATGTAAATTCTAAAGAAATAATTGTGAAACTGGTTAATACTGCCGCAACAAACCAAGAAGTAAGTATTGATTTAAAAGGAGCTAAATTAGGTTCAAAAGGAAGTGTAATCAGCTTAGCAAGTGGAAATTTACAAGATGAAAATACGTTTGTAGAACCTAGAAAAATAAGTCCAAAACAAAGCGAATATAAAGTAACAAAAGGAAGTCAGCAATTGACTCTTCCTGCTTATTCTGTTACTGTTTTGAAATTGAAAACGATTTAA
- a CDS encoding glycoside hydrolase family 95 protein: MLHNFLRKGFVFISVIAGFSGYAQDLKLQYNQPAVEWTEALPIGNGTLGAMVFGRVDSELIQLNEATLWSGGPVQKNVNPNAFQNLALIREALKAEDFDKAYNLTKNMQGAYSESFMPLGDLLLTQDLGSKKTDFYNRSLDIQTGLAVTNFKADGVNYKREIFASAPAKCIVMKLSADQLKKLSVSIDASSLLKNQKEIQNQSLVLKGKAPSHADPNYIDYNKEPVIYDDPAGCRGMRFELIVKPIVKDGTVSYEGNKIVIKNASEIVLFISAATSFNGFDKCPDSQGKDEHAFAENPIKKASVKKYDILVKEHLQDFQKFFNRVSLQLNEKETHKSNLPTDIRLEQYAKGEKDAGLEALFFQYGRYLLISSSRTHNAPANLQGIWNNKLRAPWSSNYTTNINLQMNYWPVESASLSELFFPLDDFVKNVSVTGAETAKSYYHANGWVLHHNSDIWATTNPVGDFGKGDPMWANWYMGANWLSRHLWEHYQYTGDTEYLKKVYPIIKGAAEFSLDWLQQDKNGYLVTMPSTSPENKYFYDGKKGGVVTTASTMDIGIIKDLFENTSQASKILNIDADFRQKVDKAANQLLPFQIGAKGQLQEWYKDFEDEDPHHRHTSHLYALHPANLISPLNTPELAAAAKKTLELRGDDGTGWSLAWKVNMWARLLDGNHAYKLFKNQLRLTKDNDPKYKRQGGCYPNLFDAHPPFQIDGNFAGTAGVIEMLMQSQNNEIHLLPALPDDWKEGEIKGITAKGNFTVNIKWNDGKMSQTKIVSNNGGTCKIRSSEPFVIEKLNIKSEKSSIGYTAVFETKKGTSYIINPLQ; encoded by the coding sequence ATGCTGCATAATTTTTTAAGAAAGGGTTTTGTTTTTATTTCTGTAATTGCCGGATTTTCTGGTTACGCGCAGGATTTAAAACTGCAATACAATCAGCCTGCGGTTGAATGGACAGAAGCTCTGCCAATTGGAAACGGAACGCTTGGCGCAATGGTTTTTGGTCGCGTAGATTCAGAATTAATTCAATTAAACGAAGCGACTTTATGGAGCGGCGGACCTGTTCAGAAAAATGTAAATCCAAATGCATTTCAAAATCTGGCTCTAATTAGAGAAGCCCTTAAAGCGGAAGATTTTGACAAAGCTTATAATCTGACCAAAAATATGCAGGGCGCTTATAGTGAAAGTTTTATGCCTTTGGGAGATCTTTTACTAACGCAGGATTTAGGCAGCAAAAAAACGGATTTTTACAATAGAAGTCTGGACATTCAAACTGGATTAGCAGTGACTAATTTTAAAGCCGACGGCGTAAATTATAAAAGAGAAATCTTTGCATCGGCGCCTGCGAAATGTATTGTAATGAAACTTTCGGCAGACCAGCTGAAAAAACTTTCGGTTTCAATTGACGCTTCCAGTCTTTTAAAAAATCAAAAAGAAATACAAAATCAGTCATTGGTTTTAAAAGGAAAAGCGCCTTCACATGCCGATCCGAATTATATTGATTACAATAAAGAGCCTGTTATTTATGACGATCCAGCTGGATGCCGCGGAATGCGTTTTGAATTAATCGTAAAACCAATTGTAAAAGACGGAACGGTAAGTTATGAAGGAAACAAAATAGTGATTAAAAATGCTTCAGAAATAGTACTTTTTATCTCGGCTGCAACCAGTTTCAACGGATTTGATAAATGTCCCGACAGTCAGGGAAAAGACGAACATGCTTTTGCTGAAAACCCAATTAAAAAAGCATCAGTCAAAAAATATGATATTTTAGTTAAAGAACATCTTCAGGATTTTCAAAAATTCTTCAATAGAGTTTCTTTACAATTGAATGAAAAAGAAACCCATAAATCCAATCTTCCAACTGATATTCGTTTGGAACAATATGCCAAAGGAGAAAAAGATGCTGGATTAGAAGCTTTATTTTTTCAATACGGACGTTATTTATTGATTTCTTCATCGCGTACACACAACGCACCAGCCAATTTACAGGGAATCTGGAACAATAAATTGCGTGCGCCGTGGAGCAGTAATTATACAACCAATATCAATTTGCAGATGAATTATTGGCCTGTTGAATCGGCAAGTTTATCAGAATTGTTTTTTCCGCTTGACGATTTTGTAAAAAATGTTTCTGTAACAGGAGCCGAAACTGCCAAAAGTTATTATCATGCCAACGGCTGGGTTTTGCATCATAACTCAGACATCTGGGCAACGACAAATCCTGTCGGCGATTTTGGAAAAGGAGATCCAATGTGGGCCAACTGGTATATGGGAGCTAACTGGTTAAGCAGACATTTATGGGAACATTATCAATATACAGGCGACACAGAATATCTTAAAAAAGTATATCCAATTATAAAAGGCGCCGCAGAATTTAGTTTAGACTGGTTGCAACAAGACAAAAACGGCTATTTAGTTACGATGCCATCGACTTCTCCAGAAAATAAATATTTCTATGACGGAAAAAAAGGAGGCGTAGTAACAACGGCTTCTACAATGGATATTGGCATTATAAAAGATTTGTTTGAAAATACGAGTCAAGCTTCTAAAATTCTAAATATCGACGCTGATTTTAGACAGAAAGTTGATAAAGCAGCCAATCAATTATTACCTTTTCAGATAGGCGCAAAAGGACAGCTTCAGGAATGGTATAAAGATTTTGAAGACGAAGACCCGCATCACAGACATACCTCGCATTTGTATGCCTTGCATCCTGCTAATTTAATTTCACCTTTAAACACACCAGAATTAGCCGCAGCAGCTAAGAAAACTTTAGAATTAAGAGGAGACGACGGAACAGGCTGGAGTCTGGCATGGAAAGTAAATATGTGGGCGAGACTTTTGGACGGAAATCATGCTTATAAGTTATTCAAGAATCAGCTGCGATTGACAAAAGATAATGATCCAAAATACAAACGACAAGGAGGCTGTTATCCCAATCTTTTTGATGCGCATCCGCCATTTCAGATCGATGGCAATTTTGCTGGAACGGCAGGAGTAATCGAGATGCTGATGCAGAGTCAGAACAATGAAATTCATTTGCTTCCTGCTTTACCAGACGATTGGAAAGAAGGCGAAATTAAAGGAATTACGGCAAAAGGAAATTTCACTGTAAATATAAAATGGAACGACGGAAAAATGAGCCAGACTAAAATCGTATCGAATAATGGAGGAACTTGTAAAATAAGATCTTCGGAACCTTTTGTAATTGAAAAACTGAATATCAAAAGCGAGAAATCATCTATTGGATATACGGCTGTATTTGAGACCAAAAAAGGCACATCTTACATCATAAATCCTCTTCAATAA
- a CDS encoding sugar-binding domain-containing protein, whose product MFKNKILLPVLFLSCFSAFAQISFGDAKKINDNWKFNLQDVSDAKNVTFDDSKWKQVNVPHDWSVKGQLSPTLASCTGYLPGGIAWYRKSINIPQSKAGEKVYLYFEGVYNRSEVFINGHSLGKRPNGYISFAYDATEFVKFGNENTISVRVDHSQSADSRWYSGSGIYRNVWLVYANPIHIAQWGVYAYPEVQNGNGVLNVEVEVENNVASKTALTVVNELFFKGKSIAKSSSKTTIFANTKGKIAAKINVKNPKLWDLENPNLYQLKTTVLQNGKEIDKTETQTGFRSFTFDANNGFALNGKWMKMKGVCLHHDAGVLGSAVPREVWKTRLGTLKEIGVNAIRTSHNPQAPDFYELCDELGLLVLNEAYDEWEFPKRKWLQGWNYGTPGYEGSFDIFADWAEKDLEDFVRRDRNHVSVFAWSIGNEVDYPNDPYSHPVLDKGKDGFGQATYGGYKKDAPDAMRLGAIAKRLVAAVKKYDKSRPTTAGLAGVAMSNETEYPGALDITGYNYTESKYQSDHEKYPNRVIYGSENTHDMQPWLSVKNNKHIFGQFLWTGIDYLGESGRWPSRGFYSGLVDFAGVIKPRGYFRQSLWSDKPMIYLGTYPLVNEKDISKDAWSIWNYEEGQKIRVVCYTNASKARLELNGKVVGETKLYDEKTGILYWDIPFTSGKLEAVGLDKNDKEVSRYGINSTQQPFELTIADKNSTISKDKGVAKIMVQVKDQNGLPVMLSDNEVTCTISGSGTLLGLEAGNNSDMTDYTDNVQRVFHGHIAAYIQANGDSTEPIKVKFTSQWLKPVEVTINVK is encoded by the coding sequence GTGTTTAAAAATAAGATCTTACTGCCCGTACTTTTTCTTTCGTGTTTTTCTGCATTTGCTCAAATCTCGTTTGGAGATGCAAAGAAAATAAATGACAATTGGAAGTTTAACCTTCAGGATGTTTCTGATGCTAAAAACGTCACTTTTGACGACAGCAAATGGAAACAAGTAAACGTACCGCACGACTGGAGTGTAAAAGGACAATTGAGCCCGACTTTGGCAAGCTGTACAGGTTATCTGCCAGGAGGAATTGCGTGGTACAGAAAATCCATAAATATTCCGCAGAGCAAAGCAGGCGAAAAAGTGTATTTGTATTTTGAAGGCGTTTACAATAGAAGCGAAGTTTTCATCAACGGGCATTCGTTAGGAAAACGTCCAAACGGATATATTTCGTTTGCTTATGATGCTACAGAATTCGTGAAATTTGGAAACGAAAACACTATTTCGGTTCGTGTAGATCATAGTCAAAGCGCCGATTCACGATGGTACAGCGGTTCTGGAATTTACAGAAATGTCTGGTTGGTTTATGCAAATCCGATTCATATTGCACAATGGGGCGTTTATGCCTATCCGGAAGTACAAAATGGAAATGGAGTTTTGAATGTTGAAGTAGAGGTAGAAAATAATGTTGCATCAAAAACGGCTTTAACCGTTGTAAATGAATTATTTTTTAAAGGAAAATCCATTGCAAAATCTTCTTCAAAAACAACCATTTTTGCTAATACTAAAGGAAAAATTGCAGCAAAAATTAACGTTAAGAACCCGAAGTTATGGGATTTAGAAAATCCGAATTTGTATCAGCTGAAAACTACGGTTTTACAAAACGGAAAAGAAATCGATAAAACGGAAACACAGACTGGTTTTAGAAGTTTTACGTTCGATGCCAATAATGGTTTTGCCCTTAACGGAAAATGGATGAAAATGAAAGGCGTTTGCCTGCATCACGATGCCGGTGTTTTAGGATCGGCAGTTCCAAGAGAAGTTTGGAAAACCAGATTAGGAACGTTAAAAGAAATCGGAGTAAATGCCATTCGTACCAGTCATAATCCGCAGGCGCCGGATTTCTATGAACTTTGTGATGAATTAGGTTTATTGGTTTTGAATGAAGCTTATGACGAATGGGAATTCCCAAAACGCAAATGGTTGCAAGGCTGGAATTACGGTACGCCGGGTTACGAAGGTTCGTTTGATATTTTTGCCGATTGGGCAGAAAAGGATTTGGAAGATTTTGTGCGACGCGACAGAAACCATGTTTCGGTTTTTGCATGGAGTATTGGCAACGAAGTAGATTATCCAAACGATCCGTATTCGCATCCCGTTTTAGACAAAGGAAAAGACGGTTTTGGACAGGCAACTTATGGCGGTTACAAAAAAGATGCTCCCGATGCGATGCGTCTTGGAGCAATTGCCAAACGTTTGGTTGCAGCAGTTAAGAAATATGATAAATCACGTCCGACAACGGCAGGTTTGGCTGGAGTAGCCATGTCTAATGAAACAGAATATCCGGGAGCTTTGGATATTACAGGATACAATTATACAGAAAGTAAATACCAATCAGACCACGAAAAATATCCAAACCGAGTTATCTACGGAAGTGAAAACACACACGACATGCAGCCTTGGCTTTCGGTTAAAAACAACAAACATATTTTTGGGCAGTTTTTATGGACAGGAATTGATTATCTGGGAGAATCGGGAAGATGGCCCTCTAGAGGATTTTATTCTGGTTTAGTTGATTTTGCAGGCGTTATCAAACCGCGAGGGTATTTCCGCCAATCTTTATGGTCAGATAAACCGATGATTTATTTGGGAACTTATCCGCTTGTAAATGAAAAAGATATTTCTAAAGATGCCTGGTCAATCTGGAATTACGAAGAAGGACAAAAAATACGCGTGGTTTGTTATACCAATGCCTCAAAAGCACGTTTAGAATTGAATGGAAAAGTAGTCGGCGAAACGAAATTATATGATGAAAAAACCGGCATACTGTATTGGGATATTCCCTTTACATCTGGAAAATTAGAAGCAGTTGGATTGGATAAAAATGATAAAGAAGTAAGCCGTTATGGGATTAATTCAACACAACAGCCTTTTGAATTAACGATTGCAGATAAAAATAGTACCATCAGCAAAGATAAAGGGGTTGCGAAAATCATGGTTCAGGTAAAAGACCAAAACGGACTTCCGGTTATGCTTTCAGACAATGAAGTAACTTGTACGATTTCAGGTTCTGGAACTTTATTAGGTTTAGAAGCTGGAAACAACAGTGATATGACCGATTATACAGATAATGTTCAAAGAGTTTTTCACGGACATATTGCGGCTTATATTCAGGCTAATGGAGATTCGACAGAGCCTATAAAAGTAAAATTTACGAGTCAATGGTTAAAACCTG
- a CDS encoding glycoside hydrolase family 28 protein — protein sequence MKINFKIVLLIFCISLSVSAQKVFDIKKYGAVGDGKTLNTKAIQKAIDAANKSKGGKVLFSKGTFLSGSIVLKSDVELFFEEGAILLGSTNPEDYPKYDGIRAFIIASDSKNIAVNGKGIIDGQGRELALAIDSLHHTGVRIDPKYNYRRMRPEDGRGKLISFVKCDSITMTQITLKNSPGWTQCFRECKNIIIDFMKVESRAYWNNDGIDLDGCENARITNCNVNAADDGICLKSEVPGLHNNNIYIGNCTIRSSANAVKFGTGSYGSFKNVTIENIKVFDTFRSAVAIESVDGAEIENIKVSDITAVNTGNAILIRLGHRNGEKAGYIKNVSVKNVKVQIPFGRPDIDYDMRGPEVDYFHNPFPSSIAGIPGHLIENVTLENIEIIYPGKASKGMAYHPLSRLKDVKENINGYPEFTMFGELPSWGFYVRHVHGIQMKNIKLVLDKEDFRPAFVFDDVKDLTMKTIDVPSDKINQIVFKDVLSSNLDSESLKRKIEPEQNKFELPSK from the coding sequence ATGAAAATAAATTTTAAAATCGTACTGTTGATATTTTGTATTTCCTTATCTGTTTCGGCACAGAAAGTATTTGATATTAAAAAATATGGTGCTGTAGGAGATGGAAAAACTTTGAATACAAAAGCAATCCAAAAAGCCATTGATGCAGCCAATAAAAGTAAAGGCGGAAAAGTTCTTTTTTCTAAAGGCACATTTCTGTCTGGAAGCATTGTTTTAAAAAGTGACGTGGAATTGTTTTTTGAAGAAGGTGCCATTTTGCTTGGAAGCACAAATCCGGAAGATTATCCAAAATACGATGGAATTCGTGCTTTTATTATTGCAAGCGACTCCAAAAATATTGCGGTAAACGGAAAAGGAATTATAGACGGACAGGGAAGAGAATTAGCTTTGGCAATTGACAGTCTGCATCATACAGGAGTGCGAATTGACCCAAAATACAATTACAGAAGAATGCGCCCTGAAGATGGAAGAGGAAAATTGATTTCGTTTGTAAAATGCGATTCGATTACGATGACTCAAATTACCTTGAAAAACAGCCCAGGCTGGACACAATGTTTTAGAGAATGCAAAAACATTATCATTGATTTTATGAAAGTAGAAAGCAGAGCGTATTGGAACAATGACGGAATCGACCTTGACGGCTGCGAAAATGCCCGAATAACCAATTGTAATGTAAACGCTGCCGATGATGGAATCTGTTTAAAATCTGAAGTGCCGGGATTGCATAATAACAATATTTATATTGGGAATTGTACCATTAGATCAAGTGCCAATGCTGTAAAATTTGGAACAGGTTCTTACGGAAGTTTTAAAAACGTTACAATCGAAAACATTAAAGTTTTTGACACTTTTAGATCGGCGGTTGCGATCGAATCGGTAGACGGAGCTGAAATCGAAAACATCAAAGTTTCGGATATTACAGCCGTAAATACTGGAAATGCAATTTTAATTCGTTTAGGACACCGAAATGGAGAAAAAGCTGGATATATCAAAAATGTATCCGTAAAGAATGTAAAAGTGCAGATTCCGTTTGGGCGTCCAGATATTGATTATGATATGCGCGGACCAGAAGTTGATTATTTCCATAATCCGTTTCCGTCTTCGATTGCAGGAATTCCGGGACATTTGATCGAAAATGTGACCTTAGAAAATATTGAAATTATTTATCCAGGAAAAGCTTCAAAAGGAATGGCATATCATCCGTTAAGCCGATTAAAAGATGTAAAAGAAAACATAAACGGCTATCCTGAATTTACGATGTTTGGAGAACTGCCTTCCTGGGGATTTTATGTGCGCCACGTACACGGAATCCAGATGAAAAATATCAAATTAGTTTTGGATAAAGAAGATTTCCGTCCCGCTTTTGTTTTTGATGATGTGAAAGATTTGACAATGAAAACTATTGATGTTCCTTCTGATAAAATAAATCAAATTGTTTTTAAAGATGTTTTATCAAGCAATTTGGACAGCGAATCTTTAAAAAGAAAAATCGAACCAGAGCAAAATAAGTTTGAATTGCCTTCAAAGTAA
- a CDS encoding glycoside hydrolase family 28 protein translates to MKKKSIIAILIFCISLTVSAQKIYDVKKYGAKGDGKTNDAAAIQKAIDECSKTGGRVLIPAPFTFLAGPFDVKSKVDLHIEAGAKLLASPDEKLYTKSAFRTNPGEGTIWIGGENIEDFTISGSGKIDGNGISFMGEEQEDAYVLKPFNVLDPRPHVLTIIGGKNIRIHDVHIGNSAYWTIHLVGCNDVVISGITLLNSLKVRNSDGIDLDHSKNVRISDCYIESGDDCICLKNRREFEEFGACENITVTNCTMTSSSCAIKIGSENMDAIRQVVFNNCIIKNSNRALGIQNRDEGTVSDVIFSNIIVESKLNTDTWWGKAEPIYVTAFSRAKGNHKDANWRFPKGATEGKVGEIKNIYFSNIQCTGENGVFVSGESKDKIQNIVFDNVSVFMDKTTSFPGGLYDRRPANVEGFVKGSTSGFYFENAERIKVQNCTVQWGKNKPDYFKYAVESKNVDSLIITNLDGQAAFPEKLEAVKK, encoded by the coding sequence ATGAAAAAGAAATCCATAATCGCGATCCTAATTTTCTGTATTTCCTTAACTGTTTCTGCGCAGAAAATCTACGACGTTAAAAAGTACGGTGCAAAAGGAGACGGAAAAACGAACGATGCAGCAGCGATTCAAAAAGCAATTGATGAATGCAGTAAAACAGGAGGAAGAGTTTTAATTCCGGCACCGTTTACGTTTTTGGCTGGACCGTTTGATGTAAAATCAAAAGTAGATTTACATATCGAAGCCGGAGCAAAATTATTGGCAAGTCCAGATGAGAAATTATATACCAAAAGCGCTTTTAGAACCAATCCCGGAGAAGGAACGATTTGGATTGGAGGAGAAAATATTGAGGATTTTACCATTAGCGGCAGCGGCAAAATTGACGGAAACGGAATCTCTTTTATGGGCGAAGAACAAGAAGATGCTTATGTACTGAAACCTTTTAATGTTTTAGATCCAAGACCTCACGTTTTGACAATTATCGGCGGTAAAAATATTAGAATTCATGATGTGCATATCGGAAATTCAGCGTATTGGACGATTCATTTAGTGGGCTGTAACGATGTTGTAATCAGCGGGATTACTTTATTGAACAGCTTGAAAGTCCGCAATAGCGACGGAATAGATTTGGATCATTCTAAAAATGTTAGAATCAGCGATTGTTATATCGAAAGCGGTGACGATTGTATTTGTTTAAAAAACCGCAGAGAGTTTGAAGAATTCGGTGCCTGCGAAAATATTACCGTAACCAATTGTACCATGACTAGCAGCAGCTGCGCCATTAAAATTGGTTCGGAAAATATGGATGCGATTCGACAAGTCGTTTTCAACAATTGTATCATTAAAAACAGTAATCGCGCTTTAGGAATTCAGAATCGTGATGAAGGAACTGTAAGCGATGTTATTTTCTCCAATATTATTGTTGAAAGCAAATTAAATACAGATACCTGGTGGGGAAAAGCAGAACCGATTTATGTAACAGCTTTTAGCAGAGCAAAAGGAAATCATAAAGATGCGAACTGGCGTTTTCCGAAAGGTGCGACTGAAGGGAAAGTGGGCGAAATCAAAAATATCTATTTTTCTAATATTCAGTGTACTGGAGAAAATGGCGTGTTTGTAAGCGGCGAATCTAAAGACAAAATCCAGAATATAGTTTTTGATAATGTGAGTGTTTTTATGGATAAAACGACTTCTTTTCCGGGAGGATTATATGACAGACGTCCGGCTAATGTTGAAGGTTTTGTAAAAGGAAGTACTTCTGGATTTTATTTTGAAAATGCAGAACGTATTAAGGTTCAAAACTGTACTGTACAATGGGGAAAAAACAAACCAGATTATTTTAAATATGCTGTCGAAAGTAAAAATGTAGATTCTTTAATTATTACTAATTTAGACGGACAGGCCGCTTTTCCTGAAAAATTAGAAGCCGTAAAAAAATAA